A portion of the Streptomyces platensis genome contains these proteins:
- a CDS encoding AIM24 family protein has product MTGPVVHDVHSLPADDNVHAYAFSVELDGQWFLQKGKMIAYYGQIDFHGIGHGRLDRLIAGSFHSPLHAADWVVAEGRGKMLLADRAFDVNSFDLEDGNLTIRSGNLLAFQPSLSLKQSIIPGFLTLIGTGKFVAASNGPVVFMEPPIRVDPQALVGWADCPSPCHHYDHQYLQGFLGGLRAHTGIGGASGEEHQFEFVGAGTVLLQSTEQLMPELATGAVPTEAGVPGGGGHVPQSGSQLPQLPGNLGSLQRHFGL; this is encoded by the coding sequence GTGACCGGTCCCGTCGTCCACGACGTCCATTCGCTCCCCGCCGACGACAACGTCCACGCGTATGCCTTCAGCGTCGAGCTGGACGGCCAGTGGTTCCTCCAGAAGGGGAAGATGATCGCCTACTACGGGCAGATCGACTTCCATGGCATCGGGCACGGCCGCCTGGACCGCCTGATCGCCGGGAGTTTCCATTCGCCACTGCACGCCGCGGACTGGGTCGTCGCCGAGGGCCGGGGAAAGATGCTGCTCGCGGACCGTGCCTTCGATGTGAACTCCTTCGACCTGGAGGACGGCAACCTGACGATTCGCTCGGGCAACTTGCTCGCATTTCAGCCATCTCTGTCGCTGAAGCAGTCGATCATCCCGGGCTTTCTCACCCTCATCGGCACGGGCAAGTTCGTGGCCGCGTCCAACGGCCCGGTGGTGTTCATGGAGCCGCCGATCCGGGTGGACCCGCAGGCGCTCGTCGGCTGGGCGGACTGCCCCTCCCCGTGCCACCACTACGACCACCAGTACCTGCAAGGATTCCTGGGCGGGCTGCGGGCGCACACCGGTATCGGCGGGGCGTCCGGAGAGGAGCACCAATTCGAGTTCGTCGGGGCCGGCACGGTCCTGCTCCAGTCGACGGAGCAGCTGATGCCGGAGCTGGCGACCGGCGCGGTGCCCACCGAAGCGGGCGTTCCGGGCGGGGGCGGACACGTCCCGCAAAGTGGCTCACAACTGCCCCAGCTCCCCGGCAACCTCGGGAGCCTCCAGCGCCACTTCGGGCTGTGA
- a CDS encoding AIM24 family protein yields MPFTTLNSRMVEARIGPGQRLFSQRGAMLAYRGEVSFTPNLQGGQGGIGSMIGRRIAGEATPLMTVEGTGTVMFGHGGHHVHVVDLTGETLYVEADRLLAFDGGLQQGTMFMGSQGGVMGMVRGQVTGQGLFTTTLKGVGSAAVMAHGGVIELPITPQRPVHVDPQAYVAHRGDVRNKLSTALGWRDMVGRGSGEAFQLELSGQGTVYVQASEEKL; encoded by the coding sequence ATGCCGTTCACGACACTCAACTCCCGCATGGTGGAGGCCAGGATCGGCCCGGGCCAGCGGCTGTTCAGCCAGCGCGGCGCGATGCTCGCCTACCGCGGCGAGGTCTCCTTCACCCCGAACCTCCAGGGCGGCCAGGGCGGTATCGGCTCGATGATCGGCCGCCGGATCGCCGGTGAGGCCACGCCCCTGATGACCGTCGAGGGCACCGGGACGGTCATGTTCGGCCACGGCGGCCATCATGTGCACGTCGTCGACCTGACCGGCGAGACGCTCTACGTCGAGGCCGACCGGCTGCTGGCCTTCGACGGCGGGCTCCAGCAGGGCACGATGTTCATGGGCTCGCAGGGCGGCGTGATGGGCATGGTGCGCGGCCAGGTCACCGGCCAGGGCCTGTTCACCACGACCCTCAAGGGCGTCGGCTCGGCCGCGGTGATGGCGCACGGCGGGGTGATCGAACTCCCGATCACGCCCCAGCGCCCGGTCCATGTCGACCCGCAGGCCTATGTCGCCCACCGCGGCGACGTCCGCAACAAATTGTCCACGGCGCTCGGCTGGCGCGACATGGTCGGCCGCGGCTCGGGCGAGGCCTTCCAGCTGGAGCTGTCGGGCCAGGGCACCGTCTACGTACAGGCGTCGGAGGAAAAGCTGTGA
- a CDS encoding AIM24 family protein produces MAQFRLQGSKVLAVDMTGDAVKAKNGAMVAYDGQMAFKKMSGGGEGLRGMVTRRLTGEQMAVMEVKGHGTCYFADRASEINLVQLQGEKLFVEASNLLCTDAALRTGTSFTGLRGASQGNGLFTTTVEGSGQAAITSDGPAVVLRVTKQYPLQVDPGAYVAHTGDLKQHFQSGVNFRTFIGEGSGEAFQIRFEGEGLVYVQPSERNTVGGEV; encoded by the coding sequence GTGGCTCAGTTTCGGCTCCAGGGGAGCAAGGTGCTCGCCGTCGACATGACCGGCGACGCCGTCAAGGCGAAAAACGGTGCGATGGTCGCGTACGACGGCCAGATGGCGTTCAAGAAGATGTCCGGCGGCGGCGAGGGCCTGCGCGGCATGGTCACCCGGCGGCTCACGGGTGAGCAGATGGCCGTGATGGAGGTGAAGGGCCACGGCACCTGCTACTTCGCCGATCGCGCGAGCGAGATCAACCTGGTGCAGTTGCAGGGCGAGAAGCTGTTCGTGGAGGCCAGCAATCTGCTGTGCACGGACGCCGCGCTCCGTACGGGCACGAGCTTCACCGGCCTGCGCGGCGCCTCCCAGGGCAACGGCCTGTTCACCACCACCGTCGAGGGCAGCGGCCAGGCGGCGATCACCTCCGACGGCCCCGCGGTGGTGCTGCGGGTGACCAAGCAGTACCCCCTTCAGGTCGACCCGGGCGCCTATGTCGCCCACACCGGCGACCTCAAGCAGCACTTTCAGTCCGGGGTGAACTTCCGCACCTTCATCGGCGAGGGCTCCGGCGAGGCCTTCCAGATCCGCTTCGAGGGCGAGGGCCTGGTGTACGTCCAGCCCAGCGAGCGCAACACCGTGGGCGGTGAGGTCTGA
- a CDS encoding DUF3817 domain-containing protein, with protein sequence MDIKTAAALHRLRLASIPEAISFPALLIFGTGFRLAFDYDSLVMPLGLIHGLLFITYVVLLLDVWNRTKWPVKRVAFFFVLAILPFGGLFGDRILKREEEAGVIAARARKEGVVNV encoded by the coding sequence GTGGACATCAAGACCGCCGCCGCCCTGCACCGACTGCGCCTGGCCTCCATTCCCGAGGCCATCTCCTTCCCGGCGCTGCTGATCTTCGGCACCGGCTTCCGTCTGGCCTTCGACTACGACTCGCTGGTGATGCCGCTCGGCCTGATCCACGGCCTGCTCTTCATCACCTACGTGGTGCTGCTGCTGGACGTGTGGAACCGCACCAAGTGGCCGGTCAAGCGCGTCGCCTTCTTCTTCGTGCTGGCGATCCTGCCGTTCGGCGGCCTCTTCGGGGACCGGATCCTCAAGCGCGAGGAGGAGGCCGGAGTGATCGCGGCCCGCGCCCGCAAGGAAGGGGTCGTGAACGTATGA
- a CDS encoding MTH1187 family thiamine-binding protein, whose translation MIVAFSVSPLGVGEDVGEYVADAVRVVRESGLPNRTDAMFTSIEGEWDEVMDVVKRAVAAVEARSGRVSLVLKADIRHGVTDGLTSKVETVERYLGEDGTPRG comes from the coding sequence ATGATCGTCGCCTTCTCCGTCAGCCCGCTGGGCGTCGGCGAGGACGTCGGTGAGTATGTCGCCGACGCGGTCCGGGTCGTCCGCGAGTCCGGGCTGCCGAACCGTACGGACGCCATGTTCACCTCCATCGAAGGTGAATGGGACGAGGTCATGGACGTCGTCAAGCGCGCGGTCGCGGCCGTCGAGGCCCGCTCCGGGCGGGTCTCGCTGGTGCTGAAGGCCGACATCCGGCACGGCGTCACCGACGGACTGACCTCGAAGGTCGAGACCGTGGAGCGGTATCTCGGCGAGGACGGCACGCCCCGGGGCTGA
- a CDS encoding ArsR/SmtB family transcription factor, translating to MPVNLHFGADDLLRIRFAVSPLCETHEAVRTLRRADRHGYHAPWLRRMRQTLAGLDLTPLWLFMPSVPPGYTPDFLGRPPDTPMAGFDEELARLRATDPALARAEMAKSLASRPEAAESARGRAALADPARAVQELADVTERAWRALLAPDWPRLRALLEAEIAYRSRQLAGGGLQRLFADLHPRLSWSGDTLTVRTRTDFAQMQDLDGRGVLLLPSVFVWPDVVSGFDPPWQPTVIYPARGIGGLWTEPETGPALARLLGANRAAVLAALDAPSTTTALAHRLGLAPSSVSEHLSVLRDAGLLVSRRHGHQVRYERTPLGIALAAGG from the coding sequence GTGCCGGTGAACCTGCATTTCGGCGCCGATGACCTGCTCCGCATCCGCTTCGCGGTCTCCCCGCTGTGCGAGACCCATGAGGCCGTACGGACCCTGCGCCGCGCCGACCGGCACGGCTATCACGCGCCGTGGCTGCGCCGGATGCGCCAGACGCTGGCCGGGCTGGACCTGACGCCGCTGTGGCTCTTCATGCCGTCGGTCCCCCCGGGTTACACACCTGACTTCCTGGGCCGCCCGCCGGACACCCCGATGGCCGGCTTCGACGAGGAGCTGGCGCGGCTGCGCGCGACCGACCCGGCGCTGGCCCGCGCCGAGATGGCCAAGTCGCTGGCGAGCAGGCCGGAGGCGGCGGAGTCGGCGCGCGGCCGGGCGGCGCTGGCCGATCCGGCCCGGGCCGTCCAGGAGCTGGCCGATGTCACCGAACGGGCCTGGCGGGCGCTGCTCGCACCGGACTGGCCACGGCTGCGGGCCCTGCTGGAGGCCGAGATCGCCTACCGGTCGCGGCAGTTGGCGGGCGGCGGCCTCCAGCGGCTGTTCGCCGATCTGCATCCGCGGCTGTCCTGGTCGGGCGACACCCTGACGGTCCGCACCCGTACCGACTTCGCCCAGATGCAGGATCTGGACGGCCGCGGGGTGCTGCTGCTGCCCAGCGTCTTCGTGTGGCCGGACGTGGTCAGCGGGTTCGATCCGCCGTGGCAGCCCACCGTGATCTACCCGGCGCGCGGGATCGGCGGGCTGTGGACCGAGCCGGAGACCGGCCCGGCGCTGGCCCGGCTGCTGGGGGCGAACCGCGCGGCCGTACTGGCCGCGCTCGACGCCCCGTCGACCACGACGGCCCTGGCCCACCGCCTCGGCCTGGCGCCGTCCTCCGTCTCGGAGCATCTGTCCGTGCTGCGCGACGCCGGTCTGCTGGTCTCGCGCCGGCACGGGCATCAGGTGCGGTACGAGCGCACCCCGCTGGGGATCGCCCTGGCGGCGGGTGGCTGA
- a CDS encoding MFS transporter, giving the protein MPSPSGPAPSGRLPACPDEGAADAGPYTGAARPDGYRAVFAVPEFRHVFAAHLLSSLGVVVCEIALSVLVFGLTASPLLSALTFALGLLPYVVGGTLLSAVADRYPARGVLVGCDLLCALAAAGMVAPGTPVVVLLVLRCVLAAIAPVFAGTRAATLGEILGEGELFVLGRSVIRIVNQSAQLAGFAAGGLLLTVVSPAAVLALTGGAFLASALLLRLGTLARPARDAAPGAARGALLAASLGGARLLLADRRVRALLLLTWLPPAFVVIPEALLVPYAGLLGTGPAGMGLLMCSMPIGAVLAESLVGTFLGPRARTRLTFPMGVFAVLPSLGFAAQPSLGWAVLLLALTGTGISYNFGVDRWFVAAVPDALLGRAMTVMQAGRMTVMGLAMALAGVAAEYAPLRLVMPAAGVLGAVCVVAVIFEVRRTEPGPDRTFPGPDRTSPGPVRGPAGPAARTEK; this is encoded by the coding sequence ATGCCCTCGCCCTCCGGGCCCGCGCCGTCGGGCCGCCTTCCCGCCTGCCCTGATGAGGGCGCCGCCGACGCCGGGCCGTACACCGGTGCGGCCCGCCCGGACGGCTATCGCGCCGTCTTCGCCGTCCCCGAGTTCCGGCACGTCTTCGCCGCGCATCTGCTGTCCTCGCTCGGCGTGGTCGTCTGCGAGATCGCGCTGTCCGTCCTCGTCTTCGGGCTCACCGCGTCGCCGCTGCTCAGCGCCCTGACCTTCGCGCTGGGGCTGCTGCCGTACGTGGTCGGCGGGACGCTGCTGTCGGCGGTCGCCGACCGGTATCCGGCCCGGGGGGTGCTGGTCGGCTGCGATCTGCTGTGCGCGCTGGCGGCGGCGGGGATGGTGGCGCCGGGCACCCCGGTCGTGGTGCTGCTGGTGCTGCGCTGTGTGCTCGCGGCCATCGCGCCGGTCTTCGCCGGGACCCGGGCCGCGACCCTGGGGGAGATCCTCGGCGAGGGGGAGCTGTTCGTCCTGGGGCGCTCGGTGATCCGCATCGTGAACCAGAGCGCGCAGCTCGCCGGGTTCGCCGCGGGGGGCCTGCTGCTCACCGTGGTGTCCCCGGCGGCGGTGCTCGCGCTCACCGGCGGTGCGTTCCTCGCGTCGGCGCTGCTGCTGCGGCTGGGGACCCTTGCGCGTCCGGCGCGGGACGCTGCTCCGGGCGCGGCGCGCGGGGCGCTGCTGGCGGCCTCGCTGGGCGGGGCCCGGCTGCTGCTGGCCGACCGCCGGGTGCGGGCGCTGCTGCTGCTCACGTGGCTGCCGCCGGCGTTCGTCGTGATCCCCGAGGCGCTGCTGGTCCCCTATGCCGGCCTGCTCGGCACCGGGCCGGCCGGTATGGGGCTGCTGATGTGCAGCATGCCCATCGGTGCGGTGCTCGCCGAGAGCCTGGTGGGCACGTTCCTCGGGCCGCGGGCCCGCACCCGGCTGACCTTCCCCATGGGCGTCTTCGCGGTGCTGCCCTCGCTCGGCTTCGCCGCACAGCCCTCGCTCGGCTGGGCGGTGCTGCTGCTCGCCCTGACCGGCACCGGGATCTCGTACAACTTCGGCGTCGACCGCTGGTTCGTCGCCGCGGTCCCCGACGCCCTGCTGGGCCGGGCGATGACGGTGATGCAGGCGGGGCGGATGACGGTGATGGGCCTGGCGATGGCGCTGGCCGGGGTCGCCGCGGAGTACGCGCCGCTGCGGCTCGTGATGCCCGCGGCGGGGGTGCTGGGGGCGGTCTGTGTAGTGGCGGTGATCTTCGAGGTGCGGCGTACGGAGCCGGGGCCGGATCGAACCTTCCCCGGGCCGGACCGGACGTCCCCCGGGCCGGTGCGCGGACCGGCCGGACCGGCGGCCCGGACCGAAAAATGA
- a CDS encoding MarR family winged helix-turn-helix transcriptional regulator, producing the protein MPKPLSLAFDPIARADELWQQRWGAVPSMAAITSIMRAHQILLAEVDAVVKPYGLTFARYEALVLLTFSKAGELPMSKIGERLMVHPTSVTNTVDRLVRSGLVAKRPNPNDGRGTLATITDKGREVCDAATRDLMAMDFGLGAYDAEECAEIFALLRPLRVAAADFKDE; encoded by the coding sequence GTGCCGAAGCCGCTCAGCCTTGCTTTCGATCCCATCGCGCGCGCCGATGAACTGTGGCAGCAGCGATGGGGCGCTGTGCCCTCGATGGCCGCGATCACCTCGATCATGCGCGCCCATCAGATCCTGCTGGCCGAAGTGGACGCGGTGGTCAAACCGTACGGGCTGACCTTCGCCCGTTATGAGGCGCTGGTGCTGCTGACCTTCTCCAAGGCGGGCGAGCTGCCGATGTCGAAGATCGGCGAGCGGCTGATGGTGCACCCCACCTCGGTGACCAACACCGTCGACCGGCTGGTGAGGTCCGGGCTCGTCGCCAAGCGGCCGAATCCGAACGACGGGCGGGGCACGCTCGCCACCATCACGGACAAGGGCCGCGAGGTGTGTGACGCGGCCACCCGCGACCTGATGGCGATGGACTTCGGGCTCGGGGCCTATGACGCCGAGGAGTGCGCGGAGATCTTCGCGCTGCTGCGGCCGCTGCGGGTGGCGGCGGCGGACTTCAAGGACGAATAG
- a CDS encoding DUF3817 domain-containing protein — protein sequence MKRSVLTRYRAMAYITAVMLLVLCTCMVFKYGFGMGKDLTLVVSQIHGVLYIIYLVFAFDLGSKAKWKFGKLLWVLISGTIPTAAFFVERQVVREVEPLIAGDAPEPVKA from the coding sequence ATGAAGCGAAGCGTCCTGACCCGCTACCGGGCGATGGCCTACATCACCGCGGTGATGCTGCTGGTGCTCTGTACCTGCATGGTTTTCAAGTACGGCTTCGGGATGGGCAAGGACCTGACCCTCGTCGTCTCCCAGATCCACGGCGTGCTCTACATCATCTATCTGGTCTTCGCCTTCGACCTGGGCTCCAAGGCCAAGTGGAAGTTCGGCAAGCTGCTGTGGGTGCTGATCTCGGGCACCATCCCGACCGCGGCGTTCTTCGTGGAGCGCCAGGTGGTGCGGGAGGTCGAGCCGCTGATCGCCGGTGACGCTCCGGAGCCGGTGAAGGCCTGA
- a CDS encoding acyl-CoA mutase large subunit family protein — MDADAIDEGRRRWQARYDSARKRDADFSTLSGDPVEPAYGPRPGDSVEGFERIGWPGEFPFTRGLYPTGYRGRTWTIRQFAGFGNAEQTNERYKMILKAGGGGLSVAFDMPTLMGRDSDDPRSLGEVGHCGVAIDSAADMEVLFQDIPLGDVTTSMTISGPAVPVFCMYLVAAERQGIDPGVLNGTLQTDIFKEYIAQKEWLFQPEPHLRLIGDLMEHCARGIPAYKPLSVSGYHIREAGATAAQELAYTLADGFGYVELGLSRGLDVNTFAPGLSFFFDAHLDFFEEIAKFRAARRIWARWMRDVYGATSEKAQWLRFHTQTAGVSLTAQQPYNNVVRTAVEALAAVLGGTNSLHTNALDETLALPSEQAAEIALRTQQVLMEETGVANVADPLGGSWFIESLTDRIEADAEKIFDQIKERGRRAVPNGEHPIGPMTSGILRGIEDGWFTGEIAESAFQYQQALEKGDKKVVGVNCHHGSVTGDLEILRVSHEVEREQVRVLADRKAARDDARVQASLKAMLEAARTGGNMIEPMLEAVRAEATLGEICGVLRDEWGVYTEPAGF, encoded by the coding sequence ATGGACGCTGACGCGATCGATGAGGGCCGCCGCCGCTGGCAGGCCCGGTACGACTCCGCCCGTAAGCGGGATGCGGACTTCAGCACGCTTTCGGGTGACCCTGTGGAGCCGGCGTACGGGCCCCGGCCCGGGGACTCGGTCGAGGGGTTCGAGCGGATCGGGTGGCCGGGCGAGTTCCCCTTCACGCGAGGGCTGTATCCCACCGGCTACCGGGGGCGGACGTGGACGATCCGCCAGTTCGCGGGCTTCGGCAACGCCGAGCAGACCAACGAGCGCTACAAGATGATCCTCAAGGCGGGCGGCGGCGGCCTCTCCGTCGCCTTCGACATGCCGACCCTCATGGGCCGCGACTCCGACGACCCGCGCTCGCTGGGCGAGGTCGGGCACTGCGGTGTCGCCATCGACTCGGCCGCCGACATGGAGGTGCTGTTCCAGGACATCCCGCTCGGTGATGTCACGACCTCCATGACGATCAGCGGTCCCGCCGTACCGGTCTTCTGCATGTATCTGGTGGCCGCCGAGCGGCAGGGCATCGACCCGGGTGTCCTGAACGGCACGCTCCAGACGGACATCTTCAAGGAGTACATCGCGCAGAAGGAGTGGCTCTTCCAGCCGGAGCCTCATCTGCGGCTGATCGGCGACCTGATGGAGCACTGCGCCCGCGGCATCCCCGCGTACAAGCCGCTCTCGGTCTCCGGCTACCACATCCGCGAGGCGGGCGCGACGGCCGCGCAGGAGCTGGCGTACACGCTGGCCGACGGCTTCGGCTATGTGGAGCTGGGACTCTCCCGCGGGCTGGACGTCAACACCTTCGCCCCCGGCCTGTCCTTCTTCTTCGACGCGCATCTGGACTTCTTCGAGGAGATCGCCAAGTTCCGCGCCGCGCGCCGTATCTGGGCCCGCTGGATGCGCGATGTATACGGCGCCACGAGCGAGAAGGCGCAGTGGCTGCGCTTCCACACCCAGACCGCCGGGGTCTCGCTGACCGCCCAGCAGCCGTACAACAACGTCGTCCGTACCGCCGTCGAGGCCCTGGCGGCCGTGCTCGGCGGCACGAACTCGCTGCACACCAACGCCCTGGACGAGACCCTGGCGCTGCCCAGTGAGCAGGCCGCGGAGATCGCGCTGCGCACCCAGCAGGTGCTGATGGAGGAGACCGGCGTCGCCAATGTCGCGGACCCGCTGGGCGGTTCGTGGTTCATCGAGTCGCTCACCGACCGGATCGAGGCGGACGCCGAGAAGATCTTCGACCAGATCAAGGAGCGCGGCCGGCGCGCGGTGCCGAACGGTGAGCACCCGATCGGCCCGATGACCTCCGGCATCCTGCGCGGCATCGAGGACGGCTGGTTCACCGGCGAGATCGCCGAGTCCGCCTTCCAGTACCAGCAGGCGCTGGAGAAGGGCGACAAGAAGGTCGTCGGCGTCAACTGCCACCACGGCTCGGTCACCGGTGATCTGGAGATCCTGCGGGTCAGCCACGAGGTCGAGCGGGAGCAGGTGCGGGTGCTCGCGGACCGTAAGGCGGCGCGGGACGACGCCCGGGTCCAGGCCTCGCTGAAGGCGATGCTGGAAGCCGCCCGGACCGGCGGCAACATGATCGAGCCGATGCTGGAGGCCGTACGGGCCGAGGCGACGCTCGGCGAGATCTGCGGTGTGCTGCGGGACGAGTGGGGCGTGTATACGGAGCCGGCCGGATTCTGA
- a CDS encoding serine/threonine-protein kinase, with protein sequence MEPLEAADPRAAGPYQLLGRLGSGGMGRVFVGESVTGRRVAVKVVREDLAATPGFRDRFRREAKLAMRAGGFWTAPVVDADPDATMPWIASQYVEGPSLDEHVIQQGPLDESEVRRLGTGLAEAIASFHRGGLVHRDLKPSNVLLVDDGPRVIDFGISKALETSDGTDLTKAGTVMGTPGFMSPEQALGQPVGPPSDVFSLGSLLAYAVTGAGPFGDGASHALLFRVVYEAPDLSAVPDGLRGLVQDCLHKSPEGRPTADALLARLAGAARATVPDPRIAPRPVAETVSDADALAATGPQPASPTATAEPPVAAPLGHRPVAQPPAALPPFTVEKWGRAAVWRRLKWPAVSALTIAGFLDLVGEMAQAPAPAFVLTLFVMLLHLLYGVMVSLPLLGPRALRVGADGLFVRHGPHMVTVPWRDISSVTLTGKRNRRSIALTAALAEGTATRVPSPLHAGTGVLKCTLVSPAKNETSARLDGLDTALRRFAGSRYQSLPAAG encoded by the coding sequence ATGGAGCCGTTGGAAGCTGCGGACCCACGGGCCGCCGGACCGTATCAGCTGCTGGGACGTCTGGGCTCGGGCGGGATGGGCCGGGTGTTCGTCGGAGAATCCGTGACGGGACGGCGGGTCGCCGTGAAGGTCGTACGGGAGGATCTGGCGGCCACGCCCGGTTTTCGCGACAGGTTCCGGCGCGAGGCCAAGCTCGCGATGCGGGCGGGCGGCTTCTGGACCGCGCCGGTCGTCGACGCGGACCCGGACGCCACCATGCCGTGGATCGCAAGCCAGTACGTCGAAGGCCCCTCGCTCGACGAGCACGTCATCCAGCAGGGCCCGTTGGACGAGTCCGAGGTGCGCAGGCTCGGCACGGGACTGGCCGAGGCCATCGCCTCGTTCCACCGAGGCGGCCTGGTCCACCGCGACCTCAAGCCCTCCAATGTCCTGCTCGTCGACGACGGTCCGAGGGTCATCGACTTCGGCATCTCCAAGGCCCTGGAGACCAGCGACGGTACCGATCTGACCAAGGCCGGGACCGTCATGGGCACACCTGGCTTCATGTCGCCGGAGCAGGCACTGGGGCAGCCGGTGGGCCCGCCCTCGGATGTCTTCTCGCTCGGCTCCCTGCTCGCCTACGCGGTCACCGGCGCAGGGCCCTTCGGTGACGGGGCCTCCCACGCGCTGTTGTTCCGGGTGGTGTACGAGGCACCCGATCTCAGCGCCGTGCCGGACGGACTGCGGGGGCTGGTGCAGGACTGTCTGCACAAGTCTCCGGAGGGCCGTCCCACCGCCGACGCGCTCCTCGCACGCCTCGCGGGCGCAGCGCGCGCGACGGTCCCCGACCCGCGCATCGCGCCGAGGCCCGTGGCGGAGACCGTTTCCGACGCGGATGCCCTGGCGGCCACCGGACCGCAGCCTGCGAGCCCGACAGCCACAGCCGAGCCGCCCGTGGCGGCACCGCTCGGGCATCGGCCGGTTGCCCAACCACCGGCCGCCCTCCCCCCGTTCACCGTGGAGAAATGGGGCCGCGCGGCGGTCTGGCGCCGCCTGAAATGGCCGGCTGTTTCGGCGTTGACGATCGCCGGCTTCCTGGACTTGGTCGGAGAGATGGCCCAGGCGCCGGCGCCCGCGTTCGTGTTGACGCTCTTCGTCATGCTGCTGCATCTGCTCTACGGGGTGATGGTTTCGTTGCCACTCCTCGGCCCCAGGGCACTGCGGGTCGGAGCGGACGGGCTCTTTGTGCGGCACGGCCCGCACATGGTCACGGTGCCCTGGCGGGACATCTCCTCCGTCACGCTCACCGGAAAGCGGAACAGGCGCAGCATCGCCCTGACGGCGGCCCTCGCAGAGGGAACGGCCACCCGGGTCCCCTCCCCGCTCCACGCCGGGACGGGTGTGCTGAAGTGCACGCTCGTCTCCCCCGCGAAGAACGAGACGAGCGCCCGCCTGGACGGCCTCGATACCGCACTGCGGCGTTTCGCGGGCAGCCGCTACCAGTCGCTTCCCGCCGCGGGCTGA
- a CDS encoding HAMP domain-containing sensor histidine kinase — MTGTRGLGARWRRRRPLRARLALAASAAVALVAIGVCAAAFTVIDYQMTRQLKLTLTQTATQMIRDRHDWGPTPSDTLCQYPASSCVQIVPSDPAKDPRKPYVLPVSDATRQVADGRSPAFYERQKVAGRPVLMLTTRLGDKDEALQVAQRSDTVDRGVEQAAWALAAVGGAGVLLAAALGYWVSRTGLAPVARLTATAERIAATRDARHRIELPAGPAAREDEITRLATSFNTMLAELEQSVTAQRRLVADASHELRTPLTALRTNAELLARADRLTDAQRDRASAALGRQLREVTTLVNDLIELARDEEPQPLVEQVRPAALLEHAVGAAREHWPELTFTAAIDPAAADTTVPGVPPRLARLLSNLLDNAAKFSPPGGPVETALCGVPGALELTVRDHGPGIEAGDLPHVFDRFYRAKAARALPGSGLGLAMARQIARAHGADLTAERAPGGGALFRLRIPRPAA; from the coding sequence GTGACCGGCACCCGCGGGCTGGGGGCCCGCTGGCGGCGGCGCCGTCCGCTGCGCGCCCGGCTGGCCCTGGCGGCCTCCGCCGCAGTGGCGCTGGTGGCGATCGGTGTCTGCGCCGCGGCGTTCACCGTCATCGACTACCAGATGACCCGTCAGCTGAAGCTGACCCTGACCCAGACGGCCACCCAGATGATCCGGGACCGCCACGACTGGGGCCCGACGCCCAGTGACACCCTCTGCCAGTACCCGGCCTCGTCCTGCGTCCAGATCGTGCCGTCCGACCCCGCCAAGGACCCGCGCAAGCCGTATGTGCTGCCCGTCTCCGACGCCACCCGGCAGGTCGCCGACGGCCGGAGCCCCGCGTTCTACGAGCGGCAGAAGGTGGCCGGCCGGCCGGTCCTGATGCTCACCACCCGCCTCGGGGACAAGGACGAGGCGCTCCAGGTCGCCCAGCGCTCCGACACCGTCGACCGGGGCGTGGAACAGGCCGCCTGGGCGCTGGCCGCGGTCGGCGGCGCCGGCGTCCTGCTGGCCGCCGCGCTGGGCTACTGGGTGTCCCGTACGGGCCTGGCCCCGGTCGCCCGGCTCACCGCCACCGCGGAGCGCATCGCCGCCACCCGCGACGCCCGCCATCGCATCGAACTCCCCGCGGGACCGGCCGCCCGGGAGGACGAGATCACCCGGCTCGCCACCAGCTTCAACACCATGCTCGCCGAACTGGAGCAGTCCGTCACCGCCCAGCGCCGGCTGGTCGCCGACGCCTCCCACGAGCTGCGCACCCCGCTCACCGCGCTTCGCACCAACGCCGAACTCCTGGCCCGCGCCGACCGGCTGACCGACGCCCAGCGCGACCGCGCCTCGGCCGCCCTGGGCCGCCAGCTGCGCGAGGTCACCACACTCGTCAACGACCTGATCGAACTCGCCCGTGACGAGGAACCCCAGCCGCTGGTCGAACAGGTACGCCCGGCCGCCCTCCTGGAGCACGCCGTGGGCGCGGCCCGCGAGCACTGGCCGGAGCTCACCTTCACCGCCGCCATCGACCCGGCCGCGGCGGACACCACGGTCCCCGGAGTGCCGCCCCGCCTGGCCCGGCTGCTGTCCAACCTGCTGGACAACGCCGCGAAGTTCTCCCCGCCGGGCGGCCCGGTCGAGACCGCGCTCTGCGGCGTACCGGGCGCGCTGGAGCTGACCGTGCGCGACCACGGCCCCGGCATCGAGGCCGGCGATCTGCCCCATGTCTTCGACCGCTTCTACCGTGCGAAGGCGGCCCGCGCCCTGCCCGGCTCCGGGCTGGGCCTGGCGATGGCCCGCCAGATCGCCCGCGCCCACGGGGCCGACCTCACCGCCGAGCGGGCGCCGGGGGGCGGGGCGCTCTTCCGGCTGCGGATTCCGCGGCCGGCGGCCTAG